From the Eleutherodactylus coqui strain aEleCoq1 chromosome 7, aEleCoq1.hap1, whole genome shotgun sequence genome, one window contains:
- the PRMT9 gene encoding protein arginine N-methyltransferase 9, which yields MADVKGADRRKGRRGRRAAQAAGRRELLSRSLRSAELCLRERDYGTAYAHFLLVLSLAPELRADYKETFQYALFRWAEELYSLSRNQDLFNCYEQALELFPNDDVICNSMGEQLFRLGFRDEAAGYFYKAVKLNPSSADAKENFYRVANWLVERWHFVMLNDVKRNWMYQKAIEKAVQAGCTSVLDIGTGTGILSMFARRAGAPHVYACELSKTMFDLACEVVAANHMDGQIKLLHMKSHEVRVPEHIPEKVSLVVTETVDAGLFGEGIVETLIHAWKNLLLEPKPKAGSCVGYGQVIPAGAVVYGMIVDCPEIRRHHRVCVNTVAGVNLEEATFSSPVHCSHKSSEVNEPYATEKMSRVPGGYKALSQPFLALTVDFNSLQNLESIASGKSCRISVLVQEQGQLDCFITWFVLHLDAEHSLSTGPSEETCWEQAVFPIQHLPADGYIVNCGDTVILDVHCPDCYLRLDLVTVIRAGEVTNAMSLEKEEDLCDALASLHTTHQKRELCILEPSEIALLNNAIYHESFKNAISKVITSLTAEENRTSKNETMAATEDFSDPLYILDVSEGFSILPLIAAQLGKVKSYSSVEEEPHRVTLERLSERNDISKGTLEFWLNQLEANDDVLQRPKSDKLWSIIILDVIEPCGLIRQEVMEKCAIARCLLQSGGKIFPRCVVIHGMLVESNTLMQESSVQGTEPTLGFNIAPSINQFKVPVHVFLSLSTLPSVRLSDPVELLRLDLMNPYSSHFSLATEVKVRICKSGQVTAIPFWYHLHLDEEIYLDTSSDMSHWKQAAFVLEEPLRVEEGQEVLLGVHFQNSNVNMTLRRPS from the exons GAGACCTTCCAGTACGCCCTCTTCAGGTGGGCAGAAGAACTGTACTCTTTAAGCCGCAATCAGGACTTGTTCAACTGTTATGAACAGGCGCTGGAACTGTTTCCGAATGACGATGTGATCTGCAACAGTATGGGGGAGCAGCTCTTCAG ACTAGGATTTCGAGATGAAGCAGCTGGGTATTTCTACAAGGCTGTGAAGTTGAACCCAAGCTCGGCAGATGCCAAAGAAAATTTCTACCGTGTAGCAAACTGGCTTGTGGAGCGCTGGCATTTTGTTATGCTCAATGATGTGAAGAGGAATTGGATGTATCAGAAGGCTATTGAGAAGGCGGTACAGGCTGGCTGCACATCTGTGCTGGATATTGGAACTGGCACTGGGATACTAAG CATGTTTGCCAGGAGAGCAGGCGCCCCGCACGTCTACGCGTGTGAACTCTCCAAGACTATGTTCGACCTGGCGTGTGAAGTAGTGGCAGCCAATCACATGGATGGCCAGATCAAGCTTCTACATATGAAGTCTCATGAAGTTCGAGTCCCTGAACACATACCTGAGAA GGTATCGCTGGTTGTAACGGAGACAGTCGATGCTGGGTTGTTTGGCGAAGGGATTGTGGAAACTCTTATTCATGCTTGGAAAAACCTGCTTTTAGAGCCTAAG cCCAAAGCTGGCTCCTGTGTTGGATATGGACAGGTCATACCTGCAGGCGCTGTTGTATATGGCATGATTGTGGACTGTCCAGAGATACGCAGGCATCACAG agtGTGTGTGAATACAGTTGCCGGTGTGAACCTAGAAGAAGCTACGTTTTCCAGTCCTGTACATTGCAGTCACAAATCTAGTGAGGTCAATGAACCATATGCTACAGAGAAGATGAGCAGAGTGCCCGGTGGCTATAAAGCGTTGAGCCAGCCCTTCCTGGCGCTGACCGTAGACTTCAATAGCCTGCAG AATTTGGAAAGCATTGCCTCTGGAAAGTCCTGCAGGATTTCGGTTCTGGTCCAAGAACAAGGACAGCTTGACTGTTTTATAACCTGGTTTGTCTTGCATCTGGATGCTGAACACAGTCTATCAACGGGACCCAGTGAAGAGACCTGCTGGGAACAAGCTGTATTCCCTATCCAACATCTCCCTG CTGATGGCTACATTGTGAACTGCGGGGATACAGTAATATTGGATGTACACTGTCCTGACTGTTATTTAAGATTAGATCTAGTCACGGTTATTCGAGCTGGGGAAGTGACCAATGCCATGtcattggagaaggaagaagacttGTGCGATGCTTTGGCCAGCCTTCACACCACACACCAGAAGAGGGAACTGTGCATTCTGGAGCCCAGTGAGATAGCCTTGCTTAACAATGCTATTTACCACGAGAGCTTCAAGAATGCCATAAGTAAAGTCATAACTTCTCTGACAGCCGAGGAGAATCGTACATCCAAGAATGAGACTATGGCAGCTACTGAAGACTTTTCAGACCCTCTATATATACTGGATGTGTCTGAAGGATTTTCTATCCTACCTCTGATCGCTGCACAGCTTGGGAAGGTGAAATCTTACAGCTCGGTCGAAGAGGAGCCGCACCGTGTCACCCTAGAGAGGTTATCGGAAAGGAACGATATCTCAAAAGGAACTCTGGAGTTTTGGCTAAACCAATTGGAAGCCAATGATGATGTGCTACAGAGGCCCAAGTCTGACAAGTTGTGGAGCATCATTATTCTAGATGTGATTGAGCCCTGTGGTCTGATCAGACAGGAGGTGATGGAGAAATGTGCCATCGCAAG GTGTTTGCTTCAGTCTGGAGGAAAGATCTTTCCTCGGTGTGTGGTCATCCATGGCATGCTGGTAGAATCCAACACGTTAATGCAGGAGAGTTCTGTTCAGGGCACAGAACCTACCCTGGGGTTTAATATAGCACCATCTATTAACCAGTTCAAG GTGCCTGTCCATGTCTTCCTGAGTCTATCGACCCTGCCTTCTGTCCGTTTAAGTGATCCAGTAGAGTTGCTGAGGTTGGATTTAATGAACCCATATTCAAGCCATTTTAGCTTGGCTACTGAAGTAAAG GTAAGAATTTGTAAGTCTGGCCAAGTGACTGCTATCCCGTTCTGGTATCACCTCCACCTTGATGAAGAGATTTATTTGGACACCTCCAGTGACATGTCACACTGGAAACAAGCAGCTTTTGTGTTGGAGGAGCCACTCCGAGTGGAGGAAGGGCAGGAAGTCTTACTTGGAGTCCACTTTCAGAACAGCAATGTCAATATGACTTTGAGACGACCTTCGTAG